Sequence from the Argentina anserina chromosome 7, drPotAnse1.1, whole genome shotgun sequence genome:
TTTTCAAGTAGATGAATCAAAAAGCCATATTTTGAGTTCAAAAATTACTGATTATACATTAAGACTAGACCTAATTCTGCCACAACATAAGAATAATGAACACTAGAGCAATACCACAACATCAAGAAAAGGTATAaatgaacaaaaaagaaatgatggaAAGTGTCTGAGCCCGGGTTCGAACCGGGGACCTTTAGTGTGTGAGACTAACGTGATAACCAACTACACCACCCAGACAACTTGTTTGTCAAACCATCTTTTAACAACTAAATCCTAATTCACTTTTCAGTATGATAATGAGAACCTGACAGAAGATTCCCATCTCCCTCATAAATAAGTGGTTTCCAAATTTAAGAAATCTGAAAAAACCCTCATTTCCcacttttcaaatttcaaaccaAAAACCCTCCCCCTCAAATTTCCCCATACCCAAATTCTCAATTACCCTCCCAAACCATACCCACCTCTCGATTTCGATCCATGGCGTCTTTGGGATCCGAACCCGGATCCGACGCCGACGAGCTGGAGACCCAAGTGACCGAAATGGCCGAGAAGATTCTCGAGTTCCGAGCCACTGTGTCGGAACAGCTCAAGAACACGCTGCCGTCCATTATCGAAGCTGGGAGGCCCGTTTTGGGTGATGGGTCGGAGCCTGGGACTTCCGGAGCTCCGGTTGAAGGTAAAGGTCTTTGCTTTTTAGGGGTTGTTGAGTTATGAGTGTAGTGGGTCGTTGgattatttgtttgttttgtgcaTTTGTGTTAGTAGCTGAGGGaatgagtttggatttggaattGGGAATTTGGGTTTTTGTTCTTGATGTGAGTTTATTTGGGGGGTTTGGAGATTTTGAATATGGGTGGCtttgtttttgtgtgtgtttgtgttgATTGTGTTATGAAACTGTATGACATTGTTTGTGGTTGAGTAGAAAGTAAGGAAAAATTAAAGTCTAAAATTGAGAAGTGGTTTTCTGGTTCCGAGTATGATAATTTGTTTCTGGAAATGAGTGTTATAAACCATGATGTTCACCTATTGGCTGAAAATTATACAAGGGAAAAATAAAGGACATGACCGATTTTGGTTTCGAAGAATGGTTGAATGGAGTAAAAGAGTGTATGTTGTTTATTTGGTGGATGTATTGTATATTGAAGGAAAGAAATGGTGGTAGTGGTGTTCTTGGTCTGGTGTTGAGACGGAGATTATAGCCCAGTATATTGAGATTATGGTCAAGTATGTTGGTATGGTGGTAGTGTAAGTGAGAACTTGTTGTTGTTAAAAATGATGCCAAAGAGGTTACAGTGGTTGAAATATGGTAAAGGAAAAGTGATACTTTATTGTTTCAACTAGAATTCTCATGGGGCTTCTGGATGTGGATTGTCAATTCATAAATTTTTTATGTAAGCCTCTCTGAAAATTATTCTCAATGCTAAAACACACCAACTATCTTTCTGTTGTGCCTATATGTTAGGTCTTTTTTCTTGAACCTGGTGTAGATTCTTGCATGAGATCTGTTTTGCTTGCTTTGGTAACATTGGCTTATACTGAGTGTATGTTCTGTGTGTGCCCTAGATAGAGAAATTGTGGTATAGGTACTTCTCGTTCATTGTTATAGGCAAATTATCTTGATGTAATTGATGTAATGACCATAGACATTTTATGCAAATGCAGGACAGATTGCTTCTGATAAGGATGCGTTAGGGGATCAGACGTATCAGAAAATAAATTTGCTTAGAGACAAAGTATCACGTAATGTTGCTGCGCTGCCGATTGTGTTGAAGAGGTTGAAGGAGTGTATGTCTAATATTGACAAACTGGATTCTCAAAACACATTCATACATCCTGCATTCAAACGGAAAAGGACTAGCTAGCCCAAGTTGCAACATATGATTAGTAGGGAATACTGTGAAACACACTAACAGAAGCTTCTTTGTGATGAGATATACAACGAAACAATCTGTTATTGATTGAGAGTGTGACGTAGCTGCTTGAAGATTGATTGAATCTAATTGTTACAATGAAGCATGCCAGTGTGTAGTTGCTAACATGTCATTGTGTTTACGAGATTTGATTGTGATGTAATTACTCAAAAAGAGGATTGAATTGAAGTGTCGTAGCAGTGCTGCAATGTGTGTTAACAAGTATTCCTAATATGCTCGTATATCTGATCTGGTTGTCAACTAGAAGTGCTGAAGAGGAGGAAATTGAAATGCAGATATTCCTCTTATTCCTGTTTCCCGACTTTCCATTAATccattatttcattttttttttttgggttttcccTTAACTGGCGTTTTACTTCTTCCACAAGTTTGGTTTGAAATCGTTGCTGCTTAAGTTTAACTTTCATTTGTACTCCCTTAGCTGTGGAAATCTGTCCAGAAGTCCCACAAGTACAACTTTGATCACCATTTCAACTGCCTTTTCATTAGCAACTGATCCATGACTACATAGCAGATAATGGTGTTCTTATCAAAGTAAAAATTACGCAGGATTTTAAAGTTTACTTGTATTTTTATGGTTACAAAGGAGGTCAAAAgaccaaaaaaacaaaaaagactaAGAGCGAGAAGAAGCGCTCCTCCTAGCTCTAGAGACAGTAGCAATGGCTTCAGAAAAGGCATGCGCAGCATGAATTGGGGGGACTTTCAAAAAGTATGAGACTCCTAGCTCTAGAGACAGTAGCAATGGCTTCAGAAAAGGCATGCGCAGCATGAATTGGGGGGACTTTCAAAAAGTATGAGACCAAGTTCATGATTGACACTGTTCTTACTGCTTAGCTAAAGTGTCAGCTGTAATGTTGCATTCTCTGAAAATGTGACTGAGCTGTCCAAATACTTCATGATCTTAGCACAACCAGCCTGTCCAGCAAACAGAGAAGAGAACCAAGAGTATGAGTATGAAAATCAACATTCTGGACCTATTGCACTAATATTGCTGAGTCAGACTCAAGAACATCGGCAGCAGATTTTCGCCAAAGCAAAATAGACATGACTATAAATGGTCTGTAAATTCTTTCTCAAATCAGCAGTGCCCCACTCATCATGATAACTCCAATCAGGGCATGAAGCCATGAAGGCATAATGAAACCAGGATGAACCAACAAAACAAAGAGATTACACCATCTGTTATTCTTCTGGACAATAGACATACAGTGTATCTGGGCAGCAAGCAAACCATTCCAGtcaagggataagaaaataagaatacTACCAAGCCTGAGAAAAGTATTCCAAATGAGAGAAGATCTAGGACAGTCCCAAAACATTTGGACATCAGCAGCAAGACATACAGCGCAAGTAGCAGCAGCTGTGAACTTTAACTGCAAAATAGACCACAGAAGTCCTTTATCTTTGGGAGAGTTTCCATATAAATTATGAGCCAACTCGGATCAAATTTAGAATTGTCAGCAGAACTAACAGAAAATTTGCCATTAGGAGTGCCACCCCTGATAAGAACATCCCTAGTTCCCTACCACCATTCTCAAAAGCTGTGGAAACATTGATAATTTGACTCACAATGTTACTTTGGAATCAAGGTGTTGAGAAGGTCCAGATTCCAACCACTGTCACCACAATACTCACAAACGACAGCATTTAAATTAATATTACCACCGGGGAAAGTCAAGCCAAAGTGTTCTTATAGTATTGCAACTTATAAGTTTTATCTGGATTCACTTGACAATTTTCAAATCTTATCAATTTTCCAAATACATCCAACTGATCCATGCAATATACATCCAGAGTTAATACAGTTGTAGTTTTAATACTCCATGAATAACAAAAATTCAAATGGACAAACATTTACAGCTGATTACATCATCATCAGAATCCAATTTAGGTATTGAAGAACTCACAATTACCCCTTCCATATTTCCTGCATTTTCAACATCAAACATGACTGTGCTAAGCCCCTTACCAACAACATAAATACTCTTCCCAATAGCTACGAGTTGACAGGGCGGTCTGGTAAGCAAGGATGACAGCCTCCCAACTGGAATCCATTCCCTAGTCTCCTTGTCCCACATCATCAGCCTAGTTCCTGAGCTCTGATCCAATACATAAAGGGTTCCGTCTATTACAACTGCCGGACCTCGCCAGCCAGAGACCATATCAGCATCTGCATGCTGCCATGTACCGCTTGATGGTTCATAAACAACAGCATAGACATGAGAAGATACAGCAGAAGTGCCACAGCGGATGTAGATTTTCCCGGCCATGACCACAGAATCCTCAATTTCAGGGACAATGTTTGGATCCGAGTGAAAAATCCACTTATTAATGCTAGGATCATAAATGTCCCAAGAATGTGGATCACTCGAATTAGAACCTAATCCACCAATTGCATATATTTTCTCATCTAATACTTCACAGGCAAAATAGCACCTGCacatggaaaataaaaacaattgtCAATTACTAAAGAAATAAATAGCCAGACTATTGCGATAGATTTTGCTACTAACAGTTCACGCGGTGAGCAATCATAAGCTTCAAGATCATAGTACAACCATATTGATCGCCCgccttaattttaaaaaataaataaataaaggagATCAAGTAGCGTTTCACAGTGACCGAGGCACAATACCTAGCAGTAGATAAGGGAGCAGCTTCATTCCAGGTGTTCAGGGAAGCATCATAGCAGTAGACCTCATCTACAGCATCTTCACACCAACCACAACCACCTAACAAGTAAACGTTCTTTCCTAGCACTTCAAATCCCATGCCTTTTCTCTTCAAGGTGCGAGGCGGAAGCTCATTAATAAGCTTCCAACTCCTTCTTGATGTGTTTGGATCCAACATATACAAGCAAAGGCGTTCCAACTTGTCTCGGCACAAAGCATAGATCCAAGTCTCGTCAAGTTTATGCTTGCGACGGTAGGAATGCCACTCTTCACTGCCTACTAAGCGTAGCCATCTTTTTGAAACACACTTTAGGACTGTATGGTACTTCCGGGGTACTCTAGCCAT
This genomic interval carries:
- the LOC126802773 gene encoding uncharacterized protein LOC126802773: MASLGSEPGSDADELETQVTEMAEKILEFRATVSEQLKNTLPSIIEAGRPVLGDGSEPGTSGAPVEGQIASDKDALGDQTYQKINLLRDKVSRNVAALPIVLKRLKECMSNIDKLDSQNTFIHPAFKRKRTS
- the LOC126802771 gene encoding F-box/kelch-repeat protein SKIP4, whose amino-acid sequence is MEQRGDGADGISEMEPAQQPLISGLPDDIALFCMARVPRKYHTVLKCVSKRWLRLVGSEEWHSYRRKHKLDETWIYALCRDKLERLCLYMLDPNTSRRSWKLINELPPRTLKRKGMGFEVLGKNVYLLGGCGWCEDAVDEVYCYDASLNTWNEAAPLSTARCYFACEVLDEKIYAIGGLGSNSSDPHSWDIYDPSINKWIFHSDPNIVPEIEDSVVMAGKIYIRCGTSAVSSHVYAVVYEPSSGTWQHADADMVSGWRGPAVVIDGTLYVLDQSSGTRLMMWDKETREWIPVGRLSSLLTRPPCQLVAIGKSIYVVGKGLSTVMFDVENAGNMEGVIVSSSIPKLDSDDDVISCKCLSI